A window from Engraulis encrasicolus isolate BLACKSEA-1 chromosome 13, IST_EnEncr_1.0, whole genome shotgun sequence encodes these proteins:
- the LOC134460466 gene encoding toll-like receptor 8, protein MAFTTFWLTGICLFVSLGMTSTLGIIVTKDLRKVPCQVEKNDTAKTITFDCSRRGLRKIPDGIWKNVTSLILADNKIGNVSAVNFTASDEKHSSFYNLTYLNLDRIYKNGQLNLSTWAFSNLTKLNVLRISDVSLYEVPKHLPASLTQIYLDSNKIINVSQSSFSGMANVATISLSKNCFSGNPCNRTFRVENNAFSNLTNLQRLILSYNNITEVPHGLPPSLTELDLASNRIEFIFKNDFVNLVTLKIQGNCPRCLNAPYRCVPCKRGSIIIHPQAFRTLSKLNVLQLAGNSLLTLSESWFENLRNLTNLFLSFNFLAHTIAEGSFLVNLTSLKKLDLSYNFELHSYPKTLNLSKHFSKLASLHTLHIEGYVFQEIKDKTFEPLQNLAYLSVLNLGVNFIMLSESQAFTSLPKLKLLYLSENRLHPISVGNAISSNGAMSSNVFVPRDYIREEDYSFELSHGYIKTECYKTGRVLDLSRNNLFFLLSKQFERFGDVLCLNLSRNGFSAALNGTEFTYLPNLTYLDLSYNKVDLAYEFAFSELKHLEVLDLSYNTHYFLVAGVTKSFTFLENLSTLRVLNLSGNAIFSLTTKELNSSSLNELQFNHNRLNLMWKDNDNTYFKLFKNLLNLTHLDLSYNDIVKIPHGVFENLPPNITRLYINHNRLNIFHWSDLRYLQHLQDLDLSHNDLTSVSSKLSKYIPALTVLDLSFNKISTLSDGFVNGAKSLQELSLMKNKISILSSKTFPSGQNISLKTLQLSGNPFQCTCDGGLLDFILWIENSTINIPRLATSVTCPAQNGEKQHKSIIYFDKDDCNNSLALVLYTVSTVLILLTLFTSTTMHLFYWDASYVWYYISAKLWGYRTLQSSDAIYDAFVSYDTKDPLVSDWVWNHLRVQLEEAGDKLTPICLEERDWTPGLPVLDNLTQSIYQSRKTVFVLTESYVRSGNFRMAVYLAHQRLLDDNVDVIVLLLLDPVLQQSHFMRLRRRLCQKSILQWPTNPSAEPWFWQCLRNTIHVDNKIMYSKVYARYFSDKAIGGKNTAIMSDKPNLEEVTSFDKTKLKKTETQEKNPLPSKETIEQEKAASS, encoded by the exons ATG GCATTCACCACCTTTTGGTTAACAGGAATATGCTTATTTGTATCTCTTGGCATGACTTCAACATTGGGTATTATTGTCACAAAGGATTTGAGGAAAGTCCCCTGTCAGGTGGAGAAGAATGACACAGCCAAAACGATTACATTTGACTGCTCAAGACGAGGCCTAAGGAAAATACCAGATGGAATCTGGAAAAATGTCACCTCTTTAATCTTGGCTGATAACAAAATAGGGAACGTATCTGCAGTCAACTTCACAGCTTCCGACGAAAAACATTCATCTTTTTACAACCTCACGTATCTGAACCTTGATCGGATTTATAAGAATGGACAATTAAATCTGTCAACCTGGGCCTTCTCGAACCTGACTAAGTTAAACGTTTTGAGGATTTCTGATGTTTCACTTTACGAGGTACCCAAACATCTCCCAGCCAGCCTGACACAAATTTACTTGGATAGTAATAAAATCATCAATGTCAGTCAAAGTAGCTTCTCTGGCATGGCAAATGTGGCTACAATATCCCTTTCCAAAAACTGTTTCAGTGGAAACCCATGTAACAGGACATTCAGAGTTGAAAACAACGCCTTTTCAAACTTGACCAATCTGCAAAGACTAATCCTGTCCTACAACAACATAACAGAGGTGCCACATGGTCTGCCCCCTTCTCTTACAGAGCTTGATCTTGCTTCAAACAGAATTGAATTcattttcaaaaatgattttgtcaACTTGGTCACCTTGAAGATTCAAGGAAACTGTCCACGATGCCTTAACGCGCCATACCGCTGTGTCCCATGCAAACGTGGATCGATTATAATTCACCCCCAAGCATTTAGGACTCTGTCTAAATTGAATGTGTTGCAGCTAGCAGGGAACTCTCTTCTCACCCTGAGTGAGTCTTGGTTTGAGAATCTGCGTAATCTTACtaatcttttcctctccttcaatTTTCTGGCACATACAATTGCTGAGGGGAGCTTCTTGGTGAATTTAACGTCCCTGAAAAAACTTGATTTGTCATATAACTTTGAGTTACACAGTTATCCAAAGACACTGAATCTATCAAAACACTTCTCAaagttggcttccctgcacacgtTACATATTGAAGGTTATGTTTTTCAAGAAATTAAGGACAAAACCTTTGAACCACTGCAGAATTTAGCATACCTTTCTGTACTGAATCTAGGAGTGAATTTCATCATGTTATCTGAGTCCCAGGCATTTACAAGCTTGCCTAAGTTAAAACTTCTATACCTTTCAGAGAATAGGCTCCATCCAATATCTGTAGGCAATGCTATTTCGTCAAATGGTGCCATGTCATCAAATGTCTTCGTACCTAGAGATTACATAAGGGAGGAAGATTATAGTTTTGAACTGTCACATGGCTATATTAAGACTGAGTGTTACAAGACAGGACGGGTCCTTGATCTTAGCAGAAACAATCTGTTCTTCCTGTTGTCTAAACAGTTTGAAAGGTTTGGTGATGTCCTGTGCCTCAATCTATCAAGAAATGGCTTTTCAGCTGCACTGAATGGTACTGAATTCACCTACCTACCAAACCTGACTTACCTGGACCTGTCATATAATAAGGTGGACTTGGCATATGAATTTGCGTTCTCTGAGTTAAAGCACTTGGAGGTCTTGGACCTCAGTTATAATACCCATTATTTTCTGGTGGCCGGAGTGACAAAAAGTTTTACATTTTTGGAAAATCTTTCCACGTTAAGAGTTTTGAATCTGAGTGGAAATGCCATTTTCAGTTTGACAACTAAAGAGCTGAACAGCTCATCTCTAAATGAGCTGCAATTCAACCATAATCGATTAAATCTTATGTGGAAAGATAATGATAATACCTACTTTAAATTGTTTAAAAACCTTCTGAATTTGACCCACCTTGATCTGTCATATAATGATATTGTGAAGATACCCCATGGGGTTTTTGAAAACTTGCCACCTAACATAACAAGACTGTACATAAATCATAACAGGCTCAATATTTTTCATTGGAGTGACCTCCGTTACCTGCAACATCTCCAAGACTTAGATTTGAGTCATAATGATCTGACTTCTGTCTCTTCAAAACTTTCAAAATACATTCCAGCTTTGACCGTCCTTGACTTGAGTTTCAACAAAATATCAACATTGTCCGACGGATTTGTAAATGGCGCTAAGAGTTTACAAGAACTTAGTCTGATGAAAAACAAGATTAGTATACTCAGTAGCAAAACGTTCCCATCCGGCCAAAATATTTCTTTGAAAACCCTGCAACTGTCAGGAAATCCCTTTCAGTGCACATGTGATGGAGGACTATTAGATTTCATTTTGTGGATAGAAAACAGCACCATCAACATTCCCAGACTAGCCACCAGTGTAACCTGTCCAGCACAAAATGGAGAGAAACAACACAAGTCAATCATATATTTTGATAAAGATGATTGCAACAACAGTTTAGCATTAGTCCTATACACAGTGTCCACCGTCCTTATTCTCCTGACTTTATTCACATCTACCACTATGCATTTGTTTTACTGGGATGCCTCCTACGTTTGGTACTACATCAGCGCAAAACTCTGGGGTTATCGCACGCTTCAATCATCCGACGCAATATATGATGCCTTTGTTTCATATGACACCAAGGACCCTCTGGTTTCGGACTGGGTTTGGAACCACCTCCGGGTGCAGCTTGAGGAGGCAGGTGACAAACTCACCCCCATCTGTCTGGAGGAGCGCGACTGGACCCCGGGCCTACCGGTTCTGGACAACCTAACCCAAAGCATCTACCAGAGCCGCAAGACAGTGTTTGTGCTGACGGAGTCTTATGTGAGGAGCGGAAACTTCCGCATGGCTGTGTACCTGGCTCACCAGAGGCTGCTGGATGACAACGTGGACGTGATCGTGCTCCTGCTCCTCGACCCCGTTCTGCAGCAGTCCCACTTCATGCGGCTGAGGAGGAGACTGTGCCAGAAGAGCATTCTACAATGGCCCACCAACCCCTCAGCCGAGCCTTGGTTCTGGCAGTGCCTGCGAAACACAATTCATGTGGACAACAAGATTATGTACAGCAAGGTGTATGCACGATACTTTAGTGACAAAGCCATTGGAGGAAA
- the LOC134460767 gene encoding toll-like receptor 8 isoform X1, with the protein MASFWLTGTWFFFSLGMTSTLGAIVVKDLRKVPCEVEKNDTAKTITFDCSRRGLRKIPDGIWKNVTSLILADNKIGNVSAVNFTASDEKKTVFYNLTYLKLDRINKYEKLNLSTGAFSNLTKLNVLRISGVGLHEVPKHLPASLIRIYLDGNNITHLNQSSFSGMSKVMKISLSKNCFSGNPCNRTFRVENNTFSNLTNLQSLILSYNNITAVPHGLPDSLTVLDLASNRIEFIFKDDFVNLVNLVTLRIQGNCPRCRNAPYPCVPCKRGSITIHPQAFRTLSKLNVLQLAGNSLLTLSDSWFENLRNLTNLFLSFNFLARTIAEGSFLVNLTSLQRLDLSYNFDLHSYPKTMNLSKHFSKLASLHTLHIEGYVFQEIKDKTFEPLQNLANLSVLNLGVNFIVLSESKAFTSLPKLKLLYLAENRLHPISEANPIPSNGAMSSNVFVPREYVREEDYNFELSHGYIKTECYKTGRVLDLSRNNLFFLSSKQFERFGDVLCLNLSRNGFSAALNGTEFTYLPNLTYLDLSYNKVDLAYEFAFSELKHLEVLDLSYNNHYFLVAGVTKSFTFLENLSTLRVLNLSGNAIFSLTTKELNSSSLNELQFNRNRLNLMWKGNDNTYYKLFKNLLNLTHLDLSYNDIVKIPHEVFENLPPNITRLYINHNSLNNFRWSDLRYLQHLQNLDLSHNGLTSVSSNLSKYIPAMTVLDLSFNKISTLSDGFVNGAKSLQELSLMKNKISILSGKTFPSGQNISLKTLQLSGNPFQCTCDGGLLDFILWIENSTINIPRLATSVTCQAQNGEKQHKSIIYFDKDDCDNIWALVLYTVSTVLILLTLLTSTTMHLFYWDASYVWYYISAKLWGYRTLQSSDTIYDAFISYDTKDPLVSDWVWNHLRVQLEEAGDKLTPICLEERDWTPGLPVLDNLTQSIYQSRKTVFVLTESYVRSGNFRMAVYLAHQRLLDDNVDVIVLLLLDPVLQQSHFMRLRRRLCQKSILEWSTNPSAEPWFWQRLRNAIHVDNKIMYNKVYARYFSDKAIGGKC; encoded by the exons ATG GCATCCTTTTGGTTAACGGgaacatggttttttttttctcttggcaTGACTTCAACATTGGGTGCTATTGTCGTAAAGGATTTGAGGAAAGTCCCCTGCGAGGTGGAGAAGAATGACACAGCCAAAACTATCACATTTGACTGCTCAAGACGAGGCCTAAGGAAAATACCCGATGGAATCTGGAAAAATGTCACTTCTTTAATCTTGGCAGATAACAAAATAGGGAACGTATCTGCAGTCAACTTCACAGcttctgatgaaaaaaaaactgttttttacAACCTGACTTATCTGAAGCTTGACCGGATTAATAAGTATGAAAAATTAAATCTGTCAACCGGGGCCTTCTCGAATCTGACAAAGTTAAACGTTTTGAGGATTTCTGGTGTTGGACTTCACGAGGTACCCAAACATCTCCCAGCCAGCCTGATACGTATTTATTTGGATGGTAATAACATCACCCATCTCAACCAAAGTAGTTTCTCCGGCATGTCAAAGGTTATGAAAATATCCCTTTCCAAAAACTGTTTCAGTGGAAACCCATGTAACAGGACATTCAGAGTTGAAAACAACACCTTTTCAAACTTGACCAATCTGCAAAGCCTAATCCTGTCCTACAACAACATAACAGCGGTGCCACATGGTCTGCCCGACTCTCTTACAGTGCTTGATCTTGCTTCAAACAGAATTGAATTCATTTTCAAAGATGATTTTGTCAACCTGGTCAACTTGGTCACCTTGAGGATTCAAGGAAACTGTCCACGATGTCGCAACGCGCCATACCCTTGTGTCCCATGCAAACGTGGATCGATTACAATTCACCCCCAAGCATTTAGGACTCTGTCTAAATTGAATGTGTTGCAGCTAGCAGGGAACTCCCTTCTCACCCTGAGCGACTCTTGGTTTGAGAATCTGCGTAATCTTACtaatcttttcctctccttcaactTTCTGGCACGTACAATTGCTGAGGGGAGCTTCTTGGTGAATTTAACGTCCCTGCAAAGACTTGATTTGTCATATAACTTTGATTTACATAGTTATCCAAAGACAATGAATCTATCAAAACATTTCTCAaagttggcttccctgcacacgtTACATATTGAAGGTTATGTTTTTCAAGAAATTAAGGACAAGACCTTTGAACCACTGCAGAATTTAGCAAACCTTTCTGTACTGAATCTAGGAGTGAATTTCATCGTATTGTCTGAGTCCAAGGCATTTACAAGTTTGCCAAAGTTAAAACTTCTATACCTAGCTGAGAATAGGCTCCATCCAATATCGGAAGCCAACCCTATTCCCTCAAATGGTGCCATGTCATCAAATGTCTTCGTACCTAGAGAATACGTAAGGGAAGAAGATTATAATTTTGAACTGTCACATGGCTATATTAAGACTGAGTGTTACAAGACAGGACGGGTCCTTGATCTTAGCAGAAACAATCTTTTCTTCCTGTCGTCTAAACAGTTTGAAAGGTTTGGTGATGTCCTTTGCCTCAATCTATCAAGAAATGGCTTTTCAGCTGCACTGAATGGTACTGAATTCACCTACCTACCAAACCTGACTTACCTGGACCTGTCATATAACAAGGTGGACTTGGCCTATGAATTTGCATTCTCTGAGTTAAAGCACTTGGAGGTGTTGGACCTCAgttataataatcattattttctGGTGGCAGGAGTGACAAAAAGTTTTACATTTTTGGAAAATCTTTCCACTTTAAGAGTTTTGAATCTGAGTGGAAATGCCATTTTCAGTTTAACAACTAAAGAGTTAAACAGCTCATCTCTAAATGAGCTGCAATTCAACCGCAATCGACTAAATCTTATGTGGAAAGGTAATGACAACACCTACTATAAATtatttaaaaaccttcttaatTTGACCCACCTTGACCTGTCATATAATGATATTGTGAAGATACCCCATGAGGTTTTTGAAAACTTGCCACCTAACATAACAAGACTGTACATAAATCATAACAGTCTCAATAATTTTCGTTGGAGTGACCTCAGATACCTGCAACATCTTCAAAACTTAGATTTGAGCCATAATGGTCTGACTTCCGTCTCCTCAAATCTTTCAAAATACATTCCAGCTATGACAGTCCTTGACTTGAGTTTCAACAAAATATCAACATTGTCTGACGGATTTGTTAATGGTGCTAAGAGTTTACAAGAACTTAGTCtgatgaaaaacaaaattagtaTACTCAGTGGCAAAACGTTCCCATCCGGCCAAAATATTTCTTTGAAAACCCTGCAACTGTCAGGAAATCCCTTTCAGTGCACATGTGATGGAGGACTATTAGATTTCATTTTGTGGATAGAAAACAGCACCATCAACATTCCCAGACTAGCCACCAGTGTAACCTGTCAAGCGCAAAACGGAGAGAAACAACACAAGTCAATCATATATTTTGATAAAGATGATTGCGACAACATCTGGGCATTAGTCCTATACACGGTGTCCACCGTCCTCATTCTCCTGACTTTATTAACATCTACCACTATGCATTTGTTTTACTGGGATGCCTCCTACGTTTGGTACTACATCAGCGCAAAACTCTGGGGTTATCGCACGCTTCAATCATCCGACACAATTTACGATGCCTTCATTTCATATGACACCAAGGACCCTCTGGTTTCGGACTGGGTTTGGAACCACCTCCGGGTGCAGCTTGAGGAGGCAGGTGACAAACTCACCCCCATCTGTCTGGAGGAGCGCGACTGGACCCCGGGCCTACCGGTTCTGGACAACCTAACCCAAAGCATCTATCAGAGCCGCAAGACAGTGTTTGTGCTGACAGAGTCTTATGTGAGGAGCGGAAACTTCCGCATGGCTGTGTACCTGGCTCACCAGAGGCTGCTGGATGACAACGTGGACGTGATCGTGCTCCTGCTCCTCGACCCCGTTCTGCAGCAGTCCCACTTCATGCGGCTGAGGAGGAGACTGTGCCAGAAGAGCATTCTAGAATGGTCCACCAACCCCTCGGCCGAGCCTTGGTTCTGGCAGCGCCTGCGAAACGCAATTCATGTGGACAACAAGATTATGTACAACAAGGTGTATGCACGGTATTTTAGTGACAAAGCCATTGGAGGAAAGTGTTGA
- the LOC134460767 gene encoding toll-like receptor 8 isoform X2 — protein sequence MTSTLGAIVVKDLRKVPCEVEKNDTAKTITFDCSRRGLRKIPDGIWKNVTSLILADNKIGNVSAVNFTASDEKKTVFYNLTYLKLDRINKYEKLNLSTGAFSNLTKLNVLRISGVGLHEVPKHLPASLIRIYLDGNNITHLNQSSFSGMSKVMKISLSKNCFSGNPCNRTFRVENNTFSNLTNLQSLILSYNNITAVPHGLPDSLTVLDLASNRIEFIFKDDFVNLVNLVTLRIQGNCPRCRNAPYPCVPCKRGSITIHPQAFRTLSKLNVLQLAGNSLLTLSDSWFENLRNLTNLFLSFNFLARTIAEGSFLVNLTSLQRLDLSYNFDLHSYPKTMNLSKHFSKLASLHTLHIEGYVFQEIKDKTFEPLQNLANLSVLNLGVNFIVLSESKAFTSLPKLKLLYLAENRLHPISEANPIPSNGAMSSNVFVPREYVREEDYNFELSHGYIKTECYKTGRVLDLSRNNLFFLSSKQFERFGDVLCLNLSRNGFSAALNGTEFTYLPNLTYLDLSYNKVDLAYEFAFSELKHLEVLDLSYNNHYFLVAGVTKSFTFLENLSTLRVLNLSGNAIFSLTTKELNSSSLNELQFNRNRLNLMWKGNDNTYYKLFKNLLNLTHLDLSYNDIVKIPHEVFENLPPNITRLYINHNSLNNFRWSDLRYLQHLQNLDLSHNGLTSVSSNLSKYIPAMTVLDLSFNKISTLSDGFVNGAKSLQELSLMKNKISILSGKTFPSGQNISLKTLQLSGNPFQCTCDGGLLDFILWIENSTINIPRLATSVTCQAQNGEKQHKSIIYFDKDDCDNIWALVLYTVSTVLILLTLLTSTTMHLFYWDASYVWYYISAKLWGYRTLQSSDTIYDAFISYDTKDPLVSDWVWNHLRVQLEEAGDKLTPICLEERDWTPGLPVLDNLTQSIYQSRKTVFVLTESYVRSGNFRMAVYLAHQRLLDDNVDVIVLLLLDPVLQQSHFMRLRRRLCQKSILEWSTNPSAEPWFWQRLRNAIHVDNKIMYNKVYARYFSDKAIGGKC from the coding sequence aTGACTTCAACATTGGGTGCTATTGTCGTAAAGGATTTGAGGAAAGTCCCCTGCGAGGTGGAGAAGAATGACACAGCCAAAACTATCACATTTGACTGCTCAAGACGAGGCCTAAGGAAAATACCCGATGGAATCTGGAAAAATGTCACTTCTTTAATCTTGGCAGATAACAAAATAGGGAACGTATCTGCAGTCAACTTCACAGcttctgatgaaaaaaaaactgttttttacAACCTGACTTATCTGAAGCTTGACCGGATTAATAAGTATGAAAAATTAAATCTGTCAACCGGGGCCTTCTCGAATCTGACAAAGTTAAACGTTTTGAGGATTTCTGGTGTTGGACTTCACGAGGTACCCAAACATCTCCCAGCCAGCCTGATACGTATTTATTTGGATGGTAATAACATCACCCATCTCAACCAAAGTAGTTTCTCCGGCATGTCAAAGGTTATGAAAATATCCCTTTCCAAAAACTGTTTCAGTGGAAACCCATGTAACAGGACATTCAGAGTTGAAAACAACACCTTTTCAAACTTGACCAATCTGCAAAGCCTAATCCTGTCCTACAACAACATAACAGCGGTGCCACATGGTCTGCCCGACTCTCTTACAGTGCTTGATCTTGCTTCAAACAGAATTGAATTCATTTTCAAAGATGATTTTGTCAACCTGGTCAACTTGGTCACCTTGAGGATTCAAGGAAACTGTCCACGATGTCGCAACGCGCCATACCCTTGTGTCCCATGCAAACGTGGATCGATTACAATTCACCCCCAAGCATTTAGGACTCTGTCTAAATTGAATGTGTTGCAGCTAGCAGGGAACTCCCTTCTCACCCTGAGCGACTCTTGGTTTGAGAATCTGCGTAATCTTACtaatcttttcctctccttcaactTTCTGGCACGTACAATTGCTGAGGGGAGCTTCTTGGTGAATTTAACGTCCCTGCAAAGACTTGATTTGTCATATAACTTTGATTTACATAGTTATCCAAAGACAATGAATCTATCAAAACATTTCTCAaagttggcttccctgcacacgtTACATATTGAAGGTTATGTTTTTCAAGAAATTAAGGACAAGACCTTTGAACCACTGCAGAATTTAGCAAACCTTTCTGTACTGAATCTAGGAGTGAATTTCATCGTATTGTCTGAGTCCAAGGCATTTACAAGTTTGCCAAAGTTAAAACTTCTATACCTAGCTGAGAATAGGCTCCATCCAATATCGGAAGCCAACCCTATTCCCTCAAATGGTGCCATGTCATCAAATGTCTTCGTACCTAGAGAATACGTAAGGGAAGAAGATTATAATTTTGAACTGTCACATGGCTATATTAAGACTGAGTGTTACAAGACAGGACGGGTCCTTGATCTTAGCAGAAACAATCTTTTCTTCCTGTCGTCTAAACAGTTTGAAAGGTTTGGTGATGTCCTTTGCCTCAATCTATCAAGAAATGGCTTTTCAGCTGCACTGAATGGTACTGAATTCACCTACCTACCAAACCTGACTTACCTGGACCTGTCATATAACAAGGTGGACTTGGCCTATGAATTTGCATTCTCTGAGTTAAAGCACTTGGAGGTGTTGGACCTCAgttataataatcattattttctGGTGGCAGGAGTGACAAAAAGTTTTACATTTTTGGAAAATCTTTCCACTTTAAGAGTTTTGAATCTGAGTGGAAATGCCATTTTCAGTTTAACAACTAAAGAGTTAAACAGCTCATCTCTAAATGAGCTGCAATTCAACCGCAATCGACTAAATCTTATGTGGAAAGGTAATGACAACACCTACTATAAATtatttaaaaaccttcttaatTTGACCCACCTTGACCTGTCATATAATGATATTGTGAAGATACCCCATGAGGTTTTTGAAAACTTGCCACCTAACATAACAAGACTGTACATAAATCATAACAGTCTCAATAATTTTCGTTGGAGTGACCTCAGATACCTGCAACATCTTCAAAACTTAGATTTGAGCCATAATGGTCTGACTTCCGTCTCCTCAAATCTTTCAAAATACATTCCAGCTATGACAGTCCTTGACTTGAGTTTCAACAAAATATCAACATTGTCTGACGGATTTGTTAATGGTGCTAAGAGTTTACAAGAACTTAGTCtgatgaaaaacaaaattagtaTACTCAGTGGCAAAACGTTCCCATCCGGCCAAAATATTTCTTTGAAAACCCTGCAACTGTCAGGAAATCCCTTTCAGTGCACATGTGATGGAGGACTATTAGATTTCATTTTGTGGATAGAAAACAGCACCATCAACATTCCCAGACTAGCCACCAGTGTAACCTGTCAAGCGCAAAACGGAGAGAAACAACACAAGTCAATCATATATTTTGATAAAGATGATTGCGACAACATCTGGGCATTAGTCCTATACACGGTGTCCACCGTCCTCATTCTCCTGACTTTATTAACATCTACCACTATGCATTTGTTTTACTGGGATGCCTCCTACGTTTGGTACTACATCAGCGCAAAACTCTGGGGTTATCGCACGCTTCAATCATCCGACACAATTTACGATGCCTTCATTTCATATGACACCAAGGACCCTCTGGTTTCGGACTGGGTTTGGAACCACCTCCGGGTGCAGCTTGAGGAGGCAGGTGACAAACTCACCCCCATCTGTCTGGAGGAGCGCGACTGGACCCCGGGCCTACCGGTTCTGGACAACCTAACCCAAAGCATCTATCAGAGCCGCAAGACAGTGTTTGTGCTGACAGAGTCTTATGTGAGGAGCGGAAACTTCCGCATGGCTGTGTACCTGGCTCACCAGAGGCTGCTGGATGACAACGTGGACGTGATCGTGCTCCTGCTCCTCGACCCCGTTCTGCAGCAGTCCCACTTCATGCGGCTGAGGAGGAGACTGTGCCAGAAGAGCATTCTAGAATGGTCCACCAACCCCTCGGCCGAGCCTTGGTTCTGGCAGCGCCTGCGAAACGCAATTCATGTGGACAACAAGATTATGTACAACAAGGTGTATGCACGGTATTTTAGTGACAAAGCCATTGGAGGAAAGTGTTGA